CGTTTCATGAAatttgatagtatatattgtataaTTGGCCAGCAAGGCAATAAGCAAATATTCTTTCTGGGATTTTAATTTCTTGTTCTCCTTCCATTGGTAAGAGTAAAACACTCCCGTTGAATATTTACCTTCTGTTATGGGTCGAAGCTGTTATTACAACTGAAACCAGTTATGGTTAAAAAACTATTTGAACTAAAATCAGTGGTTAATTGACTGTTCCGAAAAACCAATTCGGCCGGTTGAGGTTGACCGCCTCTTCGGATGaatacaaaaattaattttgtatgcaaaaataattttatatttaaaatcaattttcataAATCAATTACGTTAATGAGCTTTGCCATTGCCTCTCCCACCGTCTAGGCAACTTCCAGCAGCTTGGTTAATGTTTTTGCTGCATTATGAATCTCATTTTATGTATcaaaacataaatttatcagTATGGTCCACAATGATTGTTAAGTCACATCTTGACTTTGTCAAATTTTAAGACACgtgaggaaaagaaaaatggaaaaaataagtaaaatgcAAGTCTTACTTTAATATAGTAGttagatttatttttttgtcattaataTATTGGTTATCTTGCATGGCAGTGACGAAAAAACCTAATGCGTAAAATCAATAGACATATGCCTTAAAAATTCATCGATTTTACGAACACAAGAAAAGATGTTTGCATCACTAAATTTAGTTTACAAGCGTGTACTCGGTCAGATTATTTTTTCATCAATCAAAAAAcagagaataagaaaataaaatcaaaggcATCGGAGACGATGTCCCAGAACGAGGCTCCTCCATCTCCATTAGCATTGCCTCTGAGCTCGCAATCCGACGACATCGAAGACCTGATCCAATCCTATCCCATCGCCGTGATCCCCCCGTCGCCGCCGCTGCCCTCCTCCATCTCCCCTCCGCCGCGCGGCGCAGACACACTGACAGAGCCCGTGGTGGAGACGATCAAGCGAGATTTGCGGCGGATCGCCAACAATTTGAAGCTGGTTGTGTTTCCAAACCCTAATCGAGAGGATCCAGGTAAGGCGCTCAGGGATTGGGATCTGTGGGGGCCCTTTTTCTTCATCATCTTCCTCGGCCTCATGCTCTCCTGGTCTTCCCCAGTTCAGAAGGTGCCCCAATTCTTTTCgcctaaaatttataaattgagCTTAATATATGTCAATTATGTCAACAACTTACACATTTGTATGACAACTAAATGTTGTTGACATACATGTCAACAGAGATCTACGTAGTACGTCAGTTATATTTAGTTGACatataaatgtttttgtgttgacATCTATAATGTAAGTTGTTGACATAATTGACGGTTATCAATTTAAGATAATAGTTGTCAACCCATGAATTGAATTAGTAATTTCTTCAAATATATTTTGCAGTCTCAAGTGTTTGCGGTGGCATTCGCAATGCTTGCTGCCGGAGCTGTGATTCTCACCATCAACGTTTTGCTTCTggtaatctctctctctctctacacatATATGGTTATGTTATTAGTAGATTTGAAGTAGGTAGAGCTAGAGTGATAAAATTGGCGTGGTGTTGATTTAGGGGGGGCATATAATATTCTTTCAGAGCCTGAGCCTTCTAGGTTACTGCATCGCCCCTCTTGACGTAGGGGCATTCATCTGCATGCTGAGGCCCCCGGTGATAGCGAAGGTGGTCGTGGCTAGCGTCGCACTGGCGTGGAGCTCATGGGCTGCATATCCATTCATCAGCACCGCTGTCAACCCACAGAGGAAAGCTCTCGCGCTCTACCCCGTCTTGCTTATGTATGTCTCTCTCGGCTTCCTCATCATCGCCATTGACTGAAAAAACCTGTCTCGGGAGACTAAATATTTGTTAATTTACTCGTCACGATGATGAGTGTATTCTTTTTTGAActgtcccaaggtagttgggctattttatttttttggcaaaaaagtTTATTCTCTTTCGCACTTTACTCCATCTTTCTCTCTaatatttattctctctttactcGAACGAAGATTGAGTAATCAAGTCGGAATCATGTACTCAATTAGCAATTGCTATGGTTTTCAAATCTTCTTGTCCAATCAATCAACACATAATGGGATATTCGGGTACCGTACTctaatccacaaactaaaacaCTAAATCAATCTCTTCTTTTCCAGCTCCCAACTGGGCTCAAGGTCTTTGGATTGTcccttttattttttcaaatgtttcattttatcCATGAAATGACTTAAAACATGGAAATCAACAATTTCTTGTCAAATTTTCAGAATTTGGATTTCACACCAAAGGAGGAAACATGTCATCGTGATCATATGAATAAATTCCAATTATCACAATAGTAGTATCAAAGACTACTAGAGATCTACAATTGAACAAGATGTGCTCTATCATCTTATTTTCATCCATGCAAAAGTCACATCTTGCATATTCAAGCCAAGGAATACCAATCTATGCCGTTGACCTTTAGTATTGAATTTTACAAAAATGAATGATAACCAACATAAGTATATCTAGTTTCTGCTGGTTATCCTCTGactactcccttcatcccacaataagagtcacatttgatgtgggcacaggttttaagaaatgtaaagaatagtggtttaaaaaagttagtgaaatatggggtccactttttttatattggttttataatagaatgggagtgaagtgagttagtgtgTTGGTTCTATGTCCAAGCAAATCACAAGCTGCTGGACTGGTCAAGTGAGCTCGGTGAAACTGGGCTGGGTTGATGCGTTGCTAAAGCCGTGTGTGTCAACACTTGTGCAAGAGGCGCGTGTGTGAGCAAGTGAGGAGCAGAGA
This sequence is a window from Salvia splendens isolate huo1 chromosome 5, SspV2, whole genome shotgun sequence. Protein-coding genes within it:
- the LOC121804881 gene encoding protein YIP4a-like; the encoded protein is MSQNEAPPSPLALPLSSQSDDIEDLIQSYPIAVIPPSPPLPSSISPPPRGADTLTEPVVETIKRDLRRIANNLKLVVFPNPNREDPGKALRDWDLWGPFFFIIFLGLMLSWSSPVQKSQVFAVAFAMLAAGAVILTINVLLLGGHIIFFQSLSLLGYCIAPLDVGAFICMLRPPVIAKVVVASVALAWSSWAAYPFISTAVNPQRKALALYPVLLMYVSLGFLIIAID